In a genomic window of Streptosporangiales bacterium:
- a CDS encoding sarcosine oxidase subunit delta — translation MMLVPCPWCGPRNVAEFRYVGESSARPDPATTSASDWRTYLYTRRNPCDWIKETWYHRMGCRQYFGLERHTMTNRTRPAESSR, via the coding sequence ATGATGCTCGTCCCCTGCCCCTGGTGCGGCCCGCGCAACGTGGCAGAGTTCCGTTACGTCGGCGAGAGCAGTGCGCGTCCCGACCCGGCGACGACGTCGGCGAGCGACTGGCGCACCTACCTCTACACCAGGCGCAACCCCTGCGACTGGATCAAGGAGACCTGGTACCACCGCATGGGATGCCGCCAGTACTTCGGCCTCGAACGCCACACCATGACGAACCGCACCCGTCCCGCGGAGAGCTCCCGATGA